In Deltaproteobacteria bacterium, the following proteins share a genomic window:
- a CDS encoding TonB family protein — protein MKYALVANLTAGALRAQVRAGERCSFARRVAAIRRPASAQAADTQHIYAEDQLTVAPMVLRQPPMGYPDSLRRSGIGGTVRVSVVLDAKGRPDSGSVRVVSTPDTALNGPARAVVAGTRFKRLRRRRSRTRTTH, from the coding sequence ATGAAATACGCTCTCGTAGCAAACTTGACGGCAGGAGCGCTTCGGGCGCAGGTTCGTGCCGGTGAGCGCTGTTCCTTCGCTCGTCGGGTTGCTGCTATCCGTCGCCCCGCGTCGGCGCAGGCGGCCGACACCCAACACATCTACGCCGAGGATCAGCTCACGGTGGCGCCGATGGTCCTGCGCCAGCCGCCCATGGGGTATCCCGACAGCCTGAGGCGCAGCGGCATCGGTGGCACCGTGCGCGTGAGCGTGGTGCTCGACGCCAAGGGTCGCCCCGACTCCGGGTCCGTGCGTGTCGTGTCCACCCCGGACACGGCGCTCAACGGGCCGGCACGCGCCGTCGTGGCGGGCACCCGCTTCAAGAGACTGCGCCGGCGCCGATCTAGGACGAGGACGACTCACTGA
- a CDS encoding tetratricopeptide repeat protein, which yields AERELRRAIELNPSVANAHYFYANCLAAHGRLDEALAEARRAHELDPLNPDVATGLPWALYVARRYDEAIVVQQKSLDLEPGSAHAHMLLALPLAGKGSYAEALAEARKMAALAGDAPNFAGIFGYVAGRAGERAEAQRILTALERRPPGNTAFAIALVHLGLGNNEQALRSLQAAYEERAEWLVLVTPAPFFDPLRSDPRFSALMRKVGIE from the coding sequence AGCAGAGCGCGAATTGCGGCGGGCCATTGAGTTGAATCCCAGCGTTGCCAATGCCCACTATTTCTACGCGAACTGCCTGGCGGCGCACGGACGATTGGACGAGGCGCTCGCCGAGGCCAGGCGCGCCCACGAGCTCGATCCGCTGAATCCGGACGTCGCCACAGGGCTCCCCTGGGCCCTGTATGTCGCCCGACGATACGATGAAGCGATCGTCGTGCAGCAGAAGTCGCTCGACCTCGAGCCTGGCTCCGCCCACGCGCACATGCTCCTCGCCTTACCGCTCGCCGGGAAGGGGAGCTACGCCGAGGCGCTGGCGGAGGCTCGAAAGATGGCGGCTCTGGCTGGCGACGCGCCCAACTTCGCGGGGATCTTCGGGTACGTAGCCGGGCGCGCCGGCGAGCGCGCCGAGGCGCAGCGTATCCTGACGGCGCTCGAGCGCCGCCCGCCCGGCAACACAGCTTTCGCCATCGCACTTGTCCACCTGGGTCTGGGGAACAACGAGCAAGCGCTGCGCTCGCTGCAGGCGGCCTACGAGGAGCGCGCCGAATGGCTCGTGCTCGTCACCCCAGCACCCTTCTTCGACCCCCTCCGCTCAGATCCGCGCTTTAGCGCGCTCATGAGGAAAGTCGGCATCGAGTAA